The Apium graveolens cultivar Ventura chromosome 11, ASM990537v1, whole genome shotgun sequence genome has a window encoding:
- the LOC141696231 gene encoding uncharacterized protein LOC141696231, giving the protein MMMLQQMQQQQHQFQQQILQQTVRPEPQAPPVIPVVTFKEFQSMKPLEFEGLADPTKARAWLKDFALVEVEEDQQTDFASYLLNGEANYLSESNKDLEGEGVVNWDRFTDLFLEKYFPRYMKNQMVIKFLKLKQGNLLVTDYEAKFTELARFVPEQVDTDERRAKRFQQRLKPWIRTRVAVFELTTYTAVVQKAIINEEESEASLKKKDHEVSRTSPIKGRGFKPGKM; this is encoded by the coding sequence ATGATGATGCTGCAGCAGATGCAACAACAGCAACATCAATTTCAGCAGCAAATATTACAGCAAACAGTTCGTCCAGAACCACAAGCACCACCAGTGATACCTGTAGTTACTTTTAAGGAGTTCCAGTCGATGAAGCCTCTGGAATTCGAAGGGTTAGCGGATCCTACTAAGGCAAGAGCCTGGTTAAAAGACTTTGCATTGGTTGAGGTTGAAGAAGACCAACAGAcggattttgctagttacttatTGAATGGAGAGGCCAATTACTTGTCTGAATCTAATAAAGATTTGGAAGGCGAGGGTGTAGTAAACTGGGATAGATTTACCGATCtttttctggagaagtattttccccgttatatgaagaatcaaatggtAATCAAGTTTTTGAAATTGAAGCAGGGAAATTTGTTGGTCACGGACTATGAagccaagttcactgaattggctaggtttgttcctgAGCAGGTAGATACTGATGAAAGGCGAGCCAAGAGGTTTCAACAGAGATTGAAGCCGTGGATCCGTACTAGAGTAGCAGTATTCGAACTGACTACCTATACAGCTGTAGTTCAGAAGGCCATAATTAACGAGGAAGAAAGTGAAGCGTCTCTAAAGAAAAAGGACCATGAAGTTTCCAGAACCTCTCCAATCAAAGGCCGGGGTTTCAAGCCCGGGAAAATGTGA